The DNA window GACGAGAGGAAGAACCCGAGGAATTCGTAGCCTTCCCCGTAGGTTGTAATCTTCGTCTTCTGTGGGCTGAGGGCCAGCCCGAGGTCGTTTTCGAGCACACGTCGCACGAGGGTCAGAGCCTCTTGCGCCTGCTGTTTTGTCTGACAGACGATCACGAAGTCGTCGGCATATCGCGCGAAGCGATAGCCGGCGCCGTCGAGCGCCCAGTCGAGATGATTGAGCACGACGTTGGCCAGCAGAGGTGAGAAGACGCCGCCTTGCGGGACCCCCACCGTCGTTGGCTTGAACACGCCGTTTTCCATCACTCCAGCAGCGAGAAATTTCTCGACCAATCGCAGGATGTTGCCATCCGCGACTTCCTCTGCAAGGGCTGCCATGATGACCTTGAACGGGATGTTGTCGAAGAACGCGGCGACGTCGGCGTCGAGAACGACCCGATACCCGTCCGCGTGGTACGCCAGCACCCGCTCGATGGCCTGGTGGCAGTTGCGTTTCGGGATGTACCCGAAGGACGCCTGGTGAAACTTCGGTTCGAAGATCGGCGCCAGAAGCCTGCGGAGCACTTCCTGGGCGACGCGATCTCGGACCACTGGTATGCCCAATGGGCGAAGCTTCTTCGCCTTCGGGTCTTTGGGAATGTAGACCCGGCGAAGGGGCTTAGGCCGGAAGTTTCCGGTCTTCAGGTCCCTCATCAGAGCCACGAGGTTCTCGTCGCGGTTGACGTCGAACATGTCGACGCTGACCTTGTCGATACCCGCTGCGCCCCGATTTTGCTTCACCGCCTGAAAGGCCTGGATCATCAACCCCAGGGTGATCCTGCCGGTCAATGAGTGCACTTTCCGTTTCTTGGTCATGGTGTGTCTTTCACGTCTCGTAACCACGGAGATCGGGCTGCGGACCCATTTGGGGCTGTGTCTTAGCGACTCCCCGGGTTGCCCGGCAAGAGCGCGGGCGGGCCATTTGGTGGCTTCAGCTAGAGAGGCTAGCTCTCCCCGTGTGGTCTGCTCCGTTTCCCCGTCTTCTACGGTTTCTCCTTTCACTGAGGCCCGCTGAGGGCTTCCAGCTACTCCGGATCTGCTGTGGTCCCCAAAGAGGAGGCGGCTAAGACGACCTTCTCCTCACCGCCGCATCACCAGAGCCATTTCACCTGCGGCTTATAGGCTCGGCTTACCGACCATCGGACGACTTGGAACCTCACCGGTTTGTCTCAACGCCGTTGTCTCCAGGCGATGACATGCATCACCCACATGATCCCACGCCGATAACCGCGTATCCGGCGCCAGAAGGATCGGCAGGGTCCGATCCCCAGTGCTTCATCTAAGGGCGGTGACTGGCACACCATGTAGGCCGAAATGCCGTCTCCCGAAGTCACTCTGCCTGGC is part of the bacterium genome and encodes:
- the ltrA gene encoding group II intron reverse transcriptase/maturase yields the protein MTKKRKVHSLTGRITLGLMIQAFQAVKQNRGAAGIDKVSVDMFDVNRDENLVALMRDLKTGNFRPKPLRRVYIPKDPKAKKLRPLGIPVVRDRVAQEVLRRLLAPIFEPKFHQASFGYIPKRNCHQAIERVLAYHADGYRVVLDADVAAFFDNIPFKVIMAALAEEVADGNILRLVEKFLAAGVMENGVFKPTTVGVPQGGVFSPLLANVVLNHLDWALDGAGYRFARYADDFVIVCQTKQQAQEALTLVRRVLENDLGLALSPQKTKITTYGEGYEFLGFFLSS